The DNA segment GAGACTCCTGAAGAATCAGAACCGGTGTCAACGGTTGGCAACCCACCTGCGCCGGCCGAGACAAAACCGATGCCCTCGGCGGCCGTTGCCGAAAAGGCAAAAACCAAAGCGTTAGCGCCAACTCAACGTAGTGGCGCTGACCAGACAATTCGGGTCGACGTAGATCGACTTGACAGCCTGATGAACATGACCGGTGAATTGGTGCTCAGCCGCAACGGTCTCATGCAGACAGTTGGCAAGCTGGGAACCGAGCACGATGGTGAGTATCAGCTGGAGGACCTAAACCGTGCGGCCAAAGCGGTGAATTTCATCACGACAGAACTTCAGATGGCCGTGATGAAAATGCGCATGCAGCCGGTCGGCAAGGTGTTCAGTCGCTTCCCACGCCAGGTCCGTGATCTTGCCCGCGAATCAGGCAAACAGATTGAGTTGGTCATCTCCGGTGAACACACCGAGCTGGACAAATCGGTGATCGAGGAGATCGGAGATCCCTTGATGCACATTATTCGCAACTCCTGTGACCACGGATTGGAATCGGTGGAGGAAAGGCGCCAGAAAGGCAAGGCCGAAAAAGGCACCGTGAACCTCTCCGCAGCGCAGGAAGGCTCCAGTATTATCATCAAAGTATCCGATGACGGCCGTGGCTTCGACGTTGCTGCCATTCGCACCAAAGCGGTCGAACGAGGATTGGCTAGCCGGGATGAGATCGACCGCATGAGCGACCGCGAAGCCTTTGCCTTCATCTTTGAAGCCGGCTTCTCAACCGCCCAGAAGATCACCGACGTTTCCGGTCGTGGTGTCGGTATGGACGTCGTTCGAACGAACATACAAAAGCTGAATGGCATTGTCGAGCTCGATTCCGCTAAGGACGTCGGCAGCACCATCAGCATCAAACTGCCTTTGACCTTGGCCATCATCCAGGGCCTCCTGGTCGAGAGTGACAACGACATTTTCATATTGCCGCTGTCTTCAGTTCACGAGACCGTCAAAACCGAGGGATCGGAAATACATTATGTAAATCAGCACCCTGTGTTTAGACTGCGTGATGAGATAATCCCGCTGATAAACCTATCACACATTATCAACAACGACAGCAAAGGCTTCGAGATGACAGAGAAGCCATACATAGTAGTGGTAGGGCTGGCCGAGAAAAAGCTCGGAATGATGATTGATCGGTTCCTGGGGCAGGAGGAAGTGGTCATCAAGTCCATGGGTCAGTACCTGGGTTCCACTACCGGTGTCGCAGGTGCGACAATTCTGGGCGATGGCCGTATTCGACTCATCGTTGACCTGATAGGTTTGTTCAAACTGGCGCGCAAACTTGGCGGCTGACGAAAGGGTGTCTGTGGTCGTATCACAAAAGCAAATCAAAGTACTTGTGGTTGACGATTCCGCTTTCATGCGGAAGGCTTTATCGATGATGCTGGAGTCCGATCCCGGCATCAAAGTCATCGGTACTGCGCGCGACGGGGAAGAGGGTATCGAAAAAGTTCGCAATCTCAAGCCCGACCTGGTCACGATAGATATCGAGATGCCGCGTATGGACGGACTGGCGGCTTTGCGTGAAATCATGAACACCTGCCCACTGCCGGTAATGATGATTTCATCACTGACCACCGACGGCGCCAGCGCTACTCTTGACGCTCTGGAAATGGGTGCGGTCGACTTCATCCCCAAGCAGTTATCGTTTGTCAGTCTTGACATCGTCAAGATCAAAGATGAACTCCTGGCCAAAATCAAAGACATCGCCCGCCGCAAAAACGTGCTCATGGCCTGCGCTCGACGAGCCAACTTCGCCCGGCTTACCGACACTCGCACAAAGCCGTCATCGACACGACCATCTCGTCGGGTGGTCAGCCCTACTGTTCCGATCAAATCACTAAGAAAACGAAATCACCTCATCGGACTGGTAGCGGTCGGATCATCAACCGGTGGACCGCCGGCCTTGCAGAATATCATCCCGCGACTCCCGCGCAATCTGCCGGTCGGCATCGTGATTGCACAGCACATGCCGGCGACATTTACGACATCGTTGGCCGAACGACTGGATAAACTGTCCAAGCTGTCGGTAAAGGAAGCAGAGGACGGCGACAAAATAGAACCGGGTACCGTGCTGGTTGCTCCCGGCGGAAGACAGATGACGATAAAACGCAGTACGCGGGGAGCCAATGTCCACGTCGGCGACCAGCCGACCAGCGCTCTGTACAAACCGTGTGTAGATGTAATGATGAATTCGGTCGTTAACGCCTACGGCAGTTCGACCATGGGCGTGATCCTCACCGGGATGGGCAGCAATGGTGTGGCCGGACTGAAAAACGTCAAGTCCAAGGGGGGGGTAGTACTCGCACAAAACGAAGAGACCTGTGTAGTCTACGGTATGCCACGGGCCGCTGTCGAAGCCGGTGTTACCGACCATATCGTTCCGATCGAAATCGTTGCCGACGAAATCATGACATACTTCTGAGTCGGTAATCCCTCGCCGGTATTCAATAACTCTATGTAGGGCGGGCCCGTCTTCGCCTGTGCGCCGCGGCGTGAACCGGCCGAAAGTGTTGTGCGTTTGTGGTGTCGTGGCGACCCGGCCCGACACCCGGCCACAGACCCACTGGCTGTCACGCGAGTCGCATGACAGCACCTGAAACCGAAGTTCATGGTTCGACTCCGCTCACCATGAGGTTGTCGAAACCTCGTGCCTCGACTACGCTCGGCATGAAAGATTCTTGTGCCCGGCAAATGTCCACATCTGCCGTTGTCTTATGCCTCCAACTACGCTCGGCATGACAGGTTCCAGCAACGACGGCATATCCGCGAATTCCCCCGACCGGCCCCGAAACCGGATTCGGGCTAACATGTTTTAGTTGATTGCAATTGCCGTCTGGGCGTTTTTATCACCGAATTGCGTATTGTCACTGGAATGACGTCATGGATGACAAGGAAAGAACAGCCGTACTGACAACCGAAGATACCGAGGATGTGTCTCGTTTCACCGAGTCGTATGCTTCGTTCAACCGCATCGTGAACTCCCTGCAGCGAAAATACATTGAGTTGCAAAAGGAGTTCACCAATCAGAACGAGGAACTGGCCAAGGCCAATCGGCAGCTAATCAAGCTGAGCCGTGTTCAGGCAGATATCACCAGTTTTCTCAACAGCATTCTGGATTCACTGTCAGCCGGTGTTATTGCCGTTGATCAGTCCGGGCGAGTCACACACTTCAATCCAGTGGCTGCGAGAATTATGGAAATCCCACATGACGTGCCATTGGGGAAACTGTACCGGGACTGTATCAATCCGGGTCATCCCTCTGAGGCCAACGCACTGCGGGCAGCCGAGACCGGCCGCGAAGTGTCGGCCCAGGAAAAAGAGATCGTAGTCTCCTCGGGCGCCACCCGGCAGTTGTCGGTTTCCACAACGATCTTGAGGGACCAGGATGGGCAGGCCAGCGGGGCTGTGGAACTGTTTCAGGATGTCACCAAAACGCGCAAGATGGAATCGGAACTGGCCAGATTGAACACTATGGCGGCGTTGGGTGAAATGGCCGCGACTGTAGCGCACGAGGTCCGCAATCCGCTCTCGGCTATCGCCGGTTTTGCCGGATTGTTGAGTCGTGAGTTTGACGAAAACGATCCACGGAAGGCCACGGCCGGAAAAATCACACAAGGGGTCGAGCGGCTGAACCAGACGGTCGAGACACTCTTGAATTATAGTCGCTTTCAGGAGATTAGTCGACACGAGGTTGTGCATCACGATTTTGTATTGTCGACGATTGAACAATACCGACGTGAAAACCAGAATCGCCTGCCTAATCTGCAGGTTCGCGTGGAAGAATTTGAACCTACAGAAGCGGCCCATACCATCACCAATCTGGACACCGTGCTCTACCGGCAGGTTCTCATAAATATACTCGACAATGCCGTCCAAGCCCTCAATGGCTCGGGCGAGGGCGAGATTAGGGTTCGGTCCCGCTTGTGGACGTCTGAAGAGGCGGCCCGGGTGTCCAGCCAGCATGTAGTGCTTGATGTCGATGAGACAATTTTGGAAACAATCATCTCAGATAACGGTCCCGGGATTGATCCGGAGCATGTTGACAAGGTGCTTGCTCCGTTTTTCTCCACTCGTCCCGACGGGAACGGGCTCGGGCTGGCGATGGCCTGGAAGATAATGAAAACGCACGCGGGTGATATCCTGGTTCAATCGAGTTCTGTGGGGGGGGCGGCTTTCCACCTGTTGCTACCCACCAGAATCAATCACCACAAGAGGGAGCAATCCAAATGAAACACTCAGTGTTGGTTGTCGATGACGACAACCTGGTGAATGAACTTGTCTATGAAACGCTCAATCGGGCAGGGTATGATTGCCGCACAGCTCATTCGGCTGAAGAAGCGATGGCCGAGTTGAACGACCGCGAGGCCGACATCATTCTGTCGGATCTAAAAATGCCCGGTATGGATGGTATCGAACTGTTGAAATACGTCAAAAAGTCTTCCCCGGATGTAGTTGTTATCATGATCACAGCCTTTGGGACTATCGAGACAGCGGTTCGGGCCATCAAGTTGGGCGCCGATGATTTTCTTATCAAGCCGGTCGTCCCGGAAACAATCGAGCATATCACGGCGCGCGCTTCCGAGATGCTGGACCTGCGACGCGAGAACGCTATCATGAAGCGCGACCTGACCCACAAATTCCAGAACCTGGTGGGTAAGTCGACCTTGATGAAGGAAATCTTCGATATGGTCGAGTCGGTCGCTGATGCTCGTTCGACTGTGATGATCACCGGCGAGTCCGGGACCGGCAAAGAACTGGTGGCGCGTGCGCTTCACTATACGTCGAACCGAAGCAGTGGTCCTTTCATCAAACTCAACTGCGCGGCACTGCCTGAGAACCTGGTCGAGGCTGAACTATTCGGCTACGAAAAAGGCGCTTTTACCGACGCCAAAAAGACCAACCGGGGTCGCTTTGAATTGGCCGATGGCGGCACGCTGCTACTCGATGAAATCTCAGAGATGCCGTTGAATCTGCAATCCAAGCTGCTCAGAGTAATCCAGGAGCGTGAATTCGAGCGCGTCGGGTCCAGCTCGACAATAGCTGTAGATGTCCGTCTGATTGCTACTTCCAACCGCAATCTAAAGGAATACATTAATAATGGTCGATTCCGCGAAGACCTCTTCTATCGCCTCAATGTAATCCCTATCGCCATCAGCCCATTGGATGAACGCAAGGAAGACATACCGCTCTTGGTCGAGCATTTTATCGACAAGTACAACCGTGAGAATTCTCGCCAGATAATGGGCGTCGATTCGACTGCTCTGAAACTTCTCATGAAGTACCATTGGCCCGGCAATGTGCGTGAACTTGAAAACTTGATCGAGCGGGCGGTTGTAACCACTCGTGGCGACACGCTCACCGAGGATGATTTCCCGGCCGATTTGGCGCTGGGTCCGATTGCCGACGACCTGCCGTCTTTGCGGGTGCCGATGAAACTCGAAGAGGGCAGCAAGTATCTGATACTCAAGACGCTTGAGAAGTTCAACGGCAACAAAACCAAGGCAGCGGAAGCCCTGGGCATTACGACCCGTACCATACGCAACAAATTGGCCGAGTACCGCACCGAAGAAATGGTGTAAGCAAGCTTACTTTTTTCGCGCTTCGCGCGCTTCCCCTGTCACCCCGAGCGGAGTCGAGGGACGTCGGGTGGCCGCCTCAAACCTTGTTTGGGGCGGGATATCTGTTGCGCAAGAACCACCCCCAAAGCGACTTTGAGGGTGCCACCCGGACCGTACAAATGGCTTTGTTTCCCGGAAAAAGTACTTTTCCGGCGGCTTGGGTTGGAGAGTCAGCAGGTTTATTGGCTTTGTGGGGGTAGGCTGCAATTTGTTTTTCATTCGTGGGCATAGCATGGTCCTTTACCTACGGACCTGCCGTCAGTATTTGGGGGGAAGTTGTGGGGTTTTTGTGAAGTGGGGCTTTGTTCTTGGTAGAGGCAACTGGGGGGCTGGCCTGCAGTAATTGGCGCTAAGTCCGACGGATTACAGACCGGCCTCCTTTGCAAGTCGCAACATCTCATCCAGCATCTCTGCGAATCGAGGACACTTAGTCCGGACCGTTTCAGGATCGAGAACTCCAAACAACTCCACACCATGGGTTGTCTTTTTGTATGTGCGACGCGTTTTTTCACGATACAGTCGTTGAAGCAAAACACAGGGAGGTTCGTCGAAGTTCACGGTTTCAGGTGCTGCAACTCTAGCCGGTAAGCGCTTGCTGACCTCGCTGGGAAATATCTGTGGTTGGGCAAGAAGCCAGGCTTCGACCTCATGCACGGCAAAAAACTGGTGGAATTTCAAATGTCCGACTCTTTCCTCTATATGCTGTTTCCCCCAATCGTATCTTTCCTCCGATGAAGTTTTGTGACTTGGGTAGATAGTCGGTCCGTAGAGATCAAGAATGGCAATAACGGCTATTATATCTGGTTCCTTGAGTCGCAATTTAGCTTTCTTTTCTGCTTCTGAGTATAGATCGTTCCACCCTGTGAACTTTACAGGTTTGATACCTACAGGTTTTGAGAGTCTCGGGTCCAACCAACGCTTCAGGAGTTTTGGCAAGCCCAATTTCTCTGTTTTACCCTCGCAAAACAGAAGGAACTTCACGCCTCTTCCTCCAACTCACCAGATTGAAAGTAAGAACCTAGCGAGTATTCCTTTAGCCATTCTGCTAACTTGTCATCGTCAAAATTCCGTAAGCGTGTCTCGCCATTGTCCCACCTAACCACGGTTGTAACTGGCTGGGTAGTGCCAAAGGCGTCTAAGAACTGTGGGGAGTGCGTCGTCAATATGATTTGCGCGCGTTGTGACGCTTCGACGGCATATTCAGCCACGATGGGTAGCATAGATGGATGTAGCCCAGTCTCAGGTTCATCAATAGCTATCACAGGAGCTGGTGAAGGCGAAGCTAACACGGTAAGAAGGAAGAGGAATCTCAGCGTACCGTCCGAGAGATCAGAGGCCGATTGCGCACGCTTGAGGCTTTTCCACCGCACACGCAGCTCGATTCGCTGATCCGAAGCGGGTGAAAACACAAGTTCTTCAAAATCGTCCCCAAAAGCCGCATTCATGGCTGAGTTTATGTCTTTCTTAAAGTCCCTGTCATCGGTGTAAAGCGTGTGGAGTACCGATATCAGGTTCTGCCCATCAGGTTCTACTCGCTTTTCGGGCCTTGACACCGATGGTTGGCGAATCATCGCATCTCGATTAACGTGAATGTCGTGGTAGACACACCACGAAGCCAACTCCTCCTGAAACCTCGGAATCAGTTCGTTTACCGAAAATGGACCAGCGGCAAATGAGAGTAACGTCTCTTGTTCTGGTACTTGATCTTCCGGGGCACTGAGCTTTTTCTCCTCAGGGTCGAAGACATGCGCGCGAAACTGATGCCGCTCCAAAAACTTAAAAGGCTGGTCTCTCTGGCCCAATTCTACCTCATAGAAGTTACCGAGAAGCTCATGATCGATGCGATACGCGCTACTTTGGCCAATTCTGCCCAATATCAACTCATAGGTCAGTGATTTCCTTTCAGAGTCGCCGTACTTGTCCAAGGACGAGCCCTTTACTCTCACACAGATTTGGTCGTCAATACCGTCCCAGACCAGCGGCTCCATGCCACCGGATCTTTGAACATGTTTTCCCAATCGACCCTGAGCAGACACCGCCATAAGCTCAAGCAGCCTCAAAAGATTTGACTTGCCGGTGGCGTTCGGTCCAATCAGTACGTTTAGATTGCCCGGCTCCCATCTGATGTCGCGAAGCGATCTGAATCCCTTTACATCAAGTCCAATTATCTTCATGTCTATCTCCAGTCAGCGCGTCTTCAATTCAAATACTCCAAGGCAATACCCTCCGAACCCAAGAGGTCGTAGGGTCTGTCTTTGTAACGCCACTACTATAGCTTATGGCAAAGATTCACAATCTCCCCATAATAGCAAGCAAAAACCCCGCAGTACACCCGTACACCGTTGTATGTGCGTCATCGGCTCGCCTCTCCCAACCCGCAGCTTTTCCCTTCAAATCCGCACAATCCTGCCGATATACTCAAGAAGAGGCTGAATCCGGTTGGCGGGTTCACGCCGCGGCACGCAGGCGAAGACGGAACCGCCCTACAAGAATTGTCGAAACCTCGCTTCGCGACCCCTTCGGGGCAGGGGTTTCGACCTACATTTCCCTTCAAAACAGCCGAATCCTGCCGATATACTCAAGAGGAAGCTGATTTGGGCAATAGCAGTTTTTGGCCAATGCCCAGCCGCTGAAATAGGTCGCTATACGTAAGAGGACGACGTTAGCAGATGGATATAGCAACTCTGATGGGATTGGTTCTGGCCGTCGGTGCAATCGGCGGCGCATACTTGCTCGAAGGCGGCAATCCGGACGCAGTGTTTCTCACCGCGCCGATCCTAATCGTGCTCGGCGGCACCATCGGTGCAACCACGATTACAACCTCAATACGTACCGTACTCCAGGTGCCGACTTTTCTCAGGTTGGCCTTTTTCGGCAGTTCGCATCCGTCCAATTTTACTATCGAGAGAATCGTCAAGCTGGCCGAGAAAGCTCGCCGCGACGGTATCTTAGGGTTGGAGCGAATGTTGTCGGAAATCAGCAACCCGTTTTTTCGCAAGGCGGTCCAACTGGTGGTCGATGGTACCGAAGTGACCGTACTTAGAGAGATTCTTGAAACTGAGATTGCGTATATTGAAGATCGTCACCGTAAAGGGATCGCCTTTTTCAAGAAGGCCGGTGGTTTCTCGCCAACTATGGGTATCCTCGGCACCGTGCTGGGATTGATTCAAGCACTCAGCGACACCTCCGATGCGTCGCGCATGGCCGGCTCGATTGCCGTCGCTTTTATCGCCACGTTGTGGGGAGTCGGTCTGGCCAACTTGTTTTTTCTGCCCATTTCCGACAAGTTACAGATGCGTCACGAAGAAGAACTGGCCCATCTGGAACTGATCCTGGAGGGTGTAATCGCGCTTCAGTCCGGTGACACGCCGCGCAATGTCCGCACTCGTCTGATCGGTTTCGTGGCTCCGCGCCATCGTTATCAAGAGGTGTAAGAATGCCTCGTCTTCGCCGTAAGAAATCCAGTGATGACCAGGAAAACCACGAACGCTGGCTTTTGACCTACGCCGACATGATCACGCTTTTGTTGGCGTTGTTCATAGTGATGTATTCGATGTCTCAGATAGATGCCAAGCGATTCGGCAAAATGGCCGAGGCGCTCAACGGCATACTCAAAGGTGGGCAGACCATTATCAACCAATCTGGGGAGGACCAGTTCAAGACCGGCCATGGTGTGCTCAAACTGGGCGACCTGCGCATGATCCAGCGTCAGGTTGAGGAGCAGACCGAAGTTAAGGGGCGTTCAGAAGAGGTACTGACCGAAATAACCGAGCGCGGCCTGGTCGTGCATATTGTCGAGTCGGCGGTGTTCCAACCTGGCTCGGCTGACCTGCAACCTGCGGCCATGCAGTTGTTGGACCTGGTCTACGAGACGATCCGAGGTACGCCCAACCACATTCGGGTCGAGGGTCACACTGATGACGCGCAGATAAAGTCGACTCGTTATCCATCCAACTGGGAGCTGTCGGCGGCTCGGGCCACTGAAGTAGTGCGTTACTTCGTAAGCAATTACAATATCGATGAAGGTCGCATCTCGGCGCTTGGCTACGGCGAGTTTCGGCCTATCCGACCCAACAACTCGATTGAGAACCGTGCCCTCAATCGCCGCGTGGATATCGTGGTGCTGACCCGCGAGTTGTCGCAAAAAGAACCGTCCTCGCAATTGTACGGCGAGGCGGATCAATAGCAAAAACTTCCGCCGTCAGGCGGCAATCGTTTCCCATTCAAATAGACAAACGTACCGCGTCGCGTTCACGATTGAGTCGTAACCGCCCGCAATACATGGAAATAGGGAAGAGGCGCCGCTTTTGGCATTAACCTTGCTCAATAGCCATGCGAAGAAAAACGTATGAGTGATTTGCATGGTAAACAAGACAGCTAGTTTCGTGTTCAACCGAGTCGGAGTTCCCAAGTTCGAGAAATACCTCGACCTGGCTTCGTTTCGTCACAAACTGGTCGGCGGCAATGTGGCCAATGTATCGACGCCCGGCTATCGCACCCGCGATATCGACTTCAACGCCGAGTTCGCCCGTTTGACCAAAGAGACCGATAATCTGGCCGGACTGACCACGAACAATGCACACCTACCGCTCGGCTTTCACTCCGAACGACCGCCGGAGCCTGATGAGGTGAAGGTTTCCGAAGGTGAGATGAACTCAGTCGACATCGACAAAGAGATATCGAACCTGGCTCAAAACGAGTTGGTGTTTACCGTTGCGGCCAGACTGCTCAAACAGAAATTTGACGGTCTGCGCAAGGCAATAACGAGCAGATAAAGGAAAACAGATGGCCGGTATACTCAACGCTATCGAGGTATCATCGCAGGGTCTCTCCATTCAGCGTGCCCGGATGAATACCGTGGCCCGCAACATCGCTAACGCCGAAACCACGCGCACCGAAGAAGGCGGGCCCTACCGTCGTCGTCGCGTACTGGTGGAAGAAGAGAAAGTCCGGACCGGATTTCGTAATTTGATCAAACATGCCGGTACCCAGCTTTCGCGCACAAGTAAGAAACATATACCGGCGCACTCGAATTTGGTGACGCGCAATGTTGAAACGCCTACGGTCGACTTCGATGAAGCCGTCGATACCGAGTCGAACTTCAAGATAGTGCATGATCCGTCTCATCCCGATGCCGACGCTGAAGGATACGTCGAGATGCCGGATGTTGAAATTGTTACCGAGATGGTAGACATGATGGCCGCCACGCGTGCCTATGAGGCCAACACGGTGGCTATATCGGCGGCCAAGAAGATGGCCGAGTCTGCAATGGATATCTAAGTTCAGGAAGGAATAGAAAATGCAAGTTAATCCCGTAGGCGTACAGTCCTATCAACAACTCAACCGTCAGGATAAAGCAGCCGGCGGCGCCGACGAGTCCGGTCAATCGACCGAGTCGACCAAAGTAACGATTAATCCGACCGATCAAGCCGGTGAATCTCGCCTGGCCGTGAAAGTTCCGCGCGGCAGTTATGCCGACAATTTGTCCGGAGCCGAGATGCGTGCCCTGGACCTTTTGTTCAATCGTTTTACCGACGCCACCAGGTTCGGTGCCGGCTATGCCGATGATGCCGACAGCGACGTTGCCGAGGCCGGCATGGGTAAAGTAATCGATATGAAAGCATAGGCTTCGGAATGGGCATAGGCATCAACAACACTCAGCGGCTTGTCCCCGGTCTCATCGAGCGTCCCGGCGGCAAAATTGTCGACCTGCCGAAAGATGAAACTGTCAAGCAGGCCAATTTCACCGAGATGCTGAGTGGATTGGTGAATAACGTCAATGAGCTGCACGACGAATCGGGCCGGATTCAACAGGCCTTCCTGGCCGGTGAGCCGGTCGAGTTGCACCAGATCATGATCAAGGCCGAACAGGCCGGTATTGCCACCGACCTGCTTTTGGAGATACGAAACAAGTTAATGACCGCTTACAATGAAATAATGCGCATGCCACTGTAGGCAGCAGGCGTTGAGCCCGGTCGACCACGGATGGTCTAAGCACCGGAACCGATAGGAATGGTTTATGGAGGCTCTGAAAGAATACTTAAAGAACATATCAGGATTTGTCGGCCGCATGTCGCCCAGCCAGGTGATGATGCTTTTGGGTGTCATCACCGGCACACTTGTCGGCGTCGTGTTCCTGGTCGGCTGGCTTAACACCGTCACCTACGAACCACTGTACTCGGACCTTGATGAGGCCGAAGCAGGGGAGGTGGTGGCGTACCTGGGCCAAAACAACATCGACTACCAACTGACCAGTGGTGGACGCACAATCGAGGTGCCGTCATCCGATGTCTATCAGGCCCGAATCGGTCTGGCCACGCAGGGGCTGCCGCGCTCGGGAAGCATCGGGTACTCGCTGTTTGATGAGAACAACCTGGGTATGACCGACTTTCTGCAAAACCTGAACTTCCGGCGTGCGCTGGAAGGTGAGTTGACTCGCACTATTATGCAATTGCGTGAGGTCGACGCCGCCCGCGTGCACATCGTGATTCCCAAGGATCGACTGTTCAAGGAAGATCAGAAGGAAGCCACGGCCTCCGTAGTGTTGAAACTCAGAGGTAGCGGGCTTGGGAAACCACAGGTGGCAGGTATCTCGCACCTGGTGGCATCCTCGGTTGAAGGACTGTCGCCGGACAATATTACGATAGTCGACTACAACGGTAACCTCCTGTCGTCCGGACAACAGAATGACGCTTTGGCCGGTTTGACCGCCTCGCAGATGGAGGTGGGTCAGAATGTTGAGAAGCATTTGGAGTCTAAAGCGCAAACAATGCTTGACGAAGTGTTGGG comes from the Candidatus Zixiibacteriota bacterium genome and includes:
- a CDS encoding sigma-54 dependent transcriptional regulator, producing MKHSVLVVDDDNLVNELVYETLNRAGYDCRTAHSAEEAMAELNDREADIILSDLKMPGMDGIELLKYVKKSSPDVVVIMITAFGTIETAVRAIKLGADDFLIKPVVPETIEHITARASEMLDLRRENAIMKRDLTHKFQNLVGKSTLMKEIFDMVESVADARSTVMITGESGTGKELVARALHYTSNRSSGPFIKLNCAALPENLVEAELFGYEKGAFTDAKKTNRGRFELADGGTLLLDEISEMPLNLQSKLLRVIQEREFERVGSSSTIAVDVRLIATSNRNLKEYINNGRFREDLFYRLNVIPIAISPLDERKEDIPLLVEHFIDKYNRENSRQIMGVDSTALKLLMKYHWPGNVRELENLIERAVVTTRGDTLTEDDFPADLALGPIADDLPSLRVPMKLEEGSKYLILKTLEKFNGNKTKAAEALGITTRTIRNKLAEYRTEEMV
- a CDS encoding DUF4276 family protein — protein: MKFLLFCEGKTEKLGLPKLLKRWLDPRLSKPVGIKPVKFTGWNDLYSEAEKKAKLRLKEPDIIAVIAILDLYGPTIYPSHKTSSEERYDWGKQHIEERVGHLKFHQFFAVHEVEAWLLAQPQIFPSEVSKRLPARVAAPETVNFDEPPCVLLQRLYREKTRRTYKKTTHGVELFGVLDPETVRTKCPRFAEMLDEMLRLAKEAGL
- a CDS encoding chemotaxis protein CheA codes for the protein MTTDTDFELDEMQEIIDDFLIEADELIGSLDNNFVKLESSPKDLDLLNEIFRAVHTIKGTSSFLGFDQVTTLSHKMEDILNKLRKAEMTVCPEIMDILLEGLDLLKVLLDNVRNKVTDEIDLADILNRLQVKIDGAAEVPPETPEESEPVSTVGNPPAPAETKPMPSAAVAEKAKTKALAPTQRSGADQTIRVDVDRLDSLMNMTGELVLSRNGLMQTVGKLGTEHDGEYQLEDLNRAAKAVNFITTELQMAVMKMRMQPVGKVFSRFPRQVRDLARESGKQIELVISGEHTELDKSVIEEIGDPLMHIIRNSCDHGLESVEERRQKGKAEKGTVNLSAAQEGSSIIIKVSDDGRGFDVAAIRTKAVERGLASRDEIDRMSDREAFAFIFEAGFSTAQKITDVSGRGVGMDVVRTNIQKLNGIVELDSAKDVGSTISIKLPLTLAIIQGLLVESDNDIFILPLSSVHETVKTEGSEIHYVNQHPVFRLRDEIIPLINLSHIINNDSKGFEMTEKPYIVVVGLAEKKLGMMIDRFLGQEEVVIKSMGQYLGSTTGVAGATILGDGRIRLIVDLIGLFKLARKLGG
- a CDS encoding OmpA family protein, with product MPRLRRKKSSDDQENHERWLLTYADMITLLLALFIVMYSMSQIDAKRFGKMAEALNGILKGGQTIINQSGEDQFKTGHGVLKLGDLRMIQRQVEEQTEVKGRSEEVLTEITERGLVVHIVESAVFQPGSADLQPAAMQLLDLVYETIRGTPNHIRVEGHTDDAQIKSTRYPSNWELSAARATEVVRYFVSNYNIDEGRISALGYGEFRPIRPNNSIENRALNRRVDIVVLTRELSQKEPSSQLYGEADQ
- a CDS encoding AAA family ATPase, producing MKIIGLDVKGFRSLRDIRWEPGNLNVLIGPNATGKSNLLRLLELMAVSAQGRLGKHVQRSGGMEPLVWDGIDDQICVRVKGSSLDKYGDSERKSLTYELILGRIGQSSAYRIDHELLGNFYEVELGQRDQPFKFLERHQFRAHVFDPEEKKLSAPEDQVPEQETLLSFAAGPFSVNELIPRFQEELASWCVYHDIHVNRDAMIRQPSVSRPEKRVEPDGQNLISVLHTLYTDDRDFKKDINSAMNAAFGDDFEELVFSPASDQRIELRVRWKSLKRAQSASDLSDGTLRFLFLLTVLASPSPAPVIAIDEPETGLHPSMLPIVAEYAVEASQRAQIILTTHSPQFLDAFGTTQPVTTVVRWDNGETRLRNFDDDKLAEWLKEYSLGSYFQSGELEEEA
- a CDS encoding MotA/TolQ/ExbB proton channel family protein; the protein is MDIATLMGLVLAVGAIGGAYLLEGGNPDAVFLTAPILIVLGGTIGATTITTSIRTVLQVPTFLRLAFFGSSHPSNFTIERIVKLAEKARRDGILGLERMLSEISNPFFRKAVQLVVDGTEVTVLREILETEIAYIEDRHRKGIAFFKKAGGFSPTMGILGTVLGLIQALSDTSDASRMAGSIAVAFIATLWGVGLANLFFLPISDKLQMRHEEELAHLELILEGVIALQSGDTPRNVRTRLIGFVAPRHRYQEV
- a CDS encoding chemotaxis response regulator protein-glutamate methylesterase — translated: MKVLVVDDSAFMRKALSMMLESDPGIKVIGTARDGEEGIEKVRNLKPDLVTIDIEMPRMDGLAALREIMNTCPLPVMMISSLTTDGASATLDALEMGAVDFIPKQLSFVSLDIVKIKDELLAKIKDIARRKNVLMACARRANFARLTDTRTKPSSTRPSRRVVSPTVPIKSLRKRNHLIGLVAVGSSTGGPPALQNIIPRLPRNLPVGIVIAQHMPATFTTSLAERLDKLSKLSVKEAEDGDKIEPGTVLVAPGGRQMTIKRSTRGANVHVGDQPTSALYKPCVDVMMNSVVNAYGSSTMGVILTGMGSNGVAGLKNVKSKGGVVLAQNEETCVVYGMPRAAVEAGVTDHIVPIEIVADEIMTYF
- a CDS encoding ATP-binding protein, coding for MDDKERTAVLTTEDTEDVSRFTESYASFNRIVNSLQRKYIELQKEFTNQNEELAKANRQLIKLSRVQADITSFLNSILDSLSAGVIAVDQSGRVTHFNPVAARIMEIPHDVPLGKLYRDCINPGHPSEANALRAAETGREVSAQEKEIVVSSGATRQLSVSTTILRDQDGQASGAVELFQDVTKTRKMESELARLNTMAALGEMAATVAHEVRNPLSAIAGFAGLLSREFDENDPRKATAGKITQGVERLNQTVETLLNYSRFQEISRHEVVHHDFVLSTIEQYRRENQNRLPNLQVRVEEFEPTEAAHTITNLDTVLYRQVLINILDNAVQALNGSGEGEIRVRSRLWTSEEAARVSSQHVVLDVDETILETIISDNGPGIDPEHVDKVLAPFFSTRPDGNGLGLAMAWKIMKTHAGDILVQSSSVGGAAFHLLLPTRINHHKREQSK
- the flgB gene encoding flagellar basal body rod protein FlgB encodes the protein MVNKTASFVFNRVGVPKFEKYLDLASFRHKLVGGNVANVSTPGYRTRDIDFNAEFARLTKETDNLAGLTTNNAHLPLGFHSERPPEPDEVKVSEGEMNSVDIDKEISNLAQNELVFTVAARLLKQKFDGLRKAITSR